The genomic stretch TCGGTCGCATCGATAGGGATGTCAAGGGCGGGCTTGGCGTGATGGGCGACGATATGGTCGCTGGGCTTTTTGCGGGGCTTCTTAGCGCGATTTGCTACGAGGCCGCGACAAAGATCGGACTTGACTACGAGTGGGTCAAATTTGAGCTACCGTTTGTGAGGTGAGCTAACGTCGGCAAGCATCGGCCCATTAAAAGGCGCAGAATTTGGCCCAAAGTTTAAATTCGGCGGGCGAATAGGGACGCTTTAGCGTAAAATTTAGCGGTATCGCGTGGCTGGCCTAATCGCTTTTTGCGGGTTTAAAAGGCCAAATTTGAGATCGCCGATTTTAGCTTTGTAAAAGCGCGGGCGCAAAAGTACTTTCGACCTACTAAACCGTCTAATTTAAACTTTAGCCTCGGCGATACCTGTTTTTGCGCGTTTAAAGCGCTAAATTTTAGCCAAACGGGTTATAGCTACCTGAAAAATACGGTATCTTAGCGGCGGGTAAGCGGTTTGCGCTCTTTTATCTCTAAAACGGCACTAAAATATGCGTATCGCTCGACTGCGCCTGGTCTGCGCGCTTTCAAGCCAAGCTTAAATGCCGTAAGTGTCGTTTTTATCGCTTGATAAAAGAGCGGTTAAATTAGGCGATTTAGATTAATCCTAGGCCCATGAAATCAGTAAACGAGGGTCTTGCGGCAGCGGCGAGACGGGCGTTTTATCTACCGAAATTAGCATTTTGGGTCTTTAAAATTTACGAGCTACGACCTACTTTTTAAAGTGCCTTTTTGCTCGTAGGCCTCGATTTCTCTTACGTACTCGGGATTTTTCTTTTTTAATTCGTTGCTCATAAATGCGATTAGCTTAGCGTCGGCGTTTTTGTGCGAGGCTAAAGCCGTAATAAAATTTAGATACTCTTTGGCTTCGTCGGGAGCTACGCCGTCTTTTTTGGGCGGTAATCTAAAATTCGTAGAAAACATCCTTAATATAGAAAAAAGTTTATTTTTACTAGTACTAGGATCGCTTGCGACGGTAAATAGGTCGTTTAAAGTAACGCCCCGCTCAGCGGCCTCTTTGGCTGCAGCGCTGGCTGCGATCTTGTCGCCGCCGAGTTTTGCCGCTAGAAAAATAAGAGAAGCTACGAGTATTAAAATAACGGTCGCTAAAATGATTACTACTGCGGTTTGATTCATTATAGTTTTACTCCTTTTATAGGCTTTCTAAAATACGCCAAAACGGCAATCAAAACCATCAAAAGTGCGCCTATCCATACGAAAGGCGGCACCGGCACCGGCTCGCCGGCAGCGTAGGAGTGCATGCCGCTGAGATAAAAATTTACGCCAAAATACGTCATTATAATCGACCAATAAGCAAACATAGAAGCGACGGCAAAGACGTACTGGCTATTTAGCTTAGGGATAAATCTAACGTGCAAAACGGCCGCGTATATCAGGATGGAAACTAGCGCCCAAGTCTCTTTACTATCCCAGCCCCAGTAGCGACCCCAGCTCTCGTTAGCCCACACGCCGCCTAGGAAATTTCCCATCGTAAGCAGGCTAAGACCCAGTATCATCGCCATCTCGTTTATGCGAGTAGCCTCAAGGATATTTCGCGAAATTTCTTTATTTTCTTTATCGCCTTGCAGAGTAAAAAGCACGAGCGTAAACATACCAAGCAGCGAACAAAGTCCTAAAAATCCGTAGCTAGCCGTGATAACAGATACGTGGATCGTTAGCCAGTAGCTCTGAAGCACGGGCGCTAGAGTAGTGATTTGCGGATCCATCCAGCTAAGGTGCGCTACAAATAGCGTAACGCCTGATAAAATCGACGTTAGCGCCATAGCTACCGGGCTTTGGCGAGAAAAAACTATACCGGATAAACTCAAAGCCCAAGCGATGTAAATCATCGATTCGTAAGAGTTGCTCCAAGGAGCGTGCTCGGCGACGTACCAGCGCACTCCGATACCGAAAGTATGTAGTAAAAAGGCTAGGATATTTATGCCGTAGACGATTTTAAATAGCCCCTTAATATTTAGTTTAGGGCGCGCCATTTTGACGAAAATGAAGCACAAAAGCCCAAATCCGGCTAAAAGATATACGAGCGTGAGCGATTCGAAAATTTTATACTCGTTAAAAAATAGCTCCATCCCGATGCGTTTTTGGCTTGGGATGACGGATTTGCCGTATTCTTGTTGGTAGGTTTTTATCTCGGCTAGAGCTTGGTTTGCTTTGCGCCAGTTATTGTTCTCGGTAGCGTCGGCGACACCGGTAAAATAATCTTTTAGCATCCTGACGATTTGTTCGCTCTCGTTTTTAGGCAGATACATCATCGCAGAAGCTATGCCGTACCAGGTATTATTTGGGTCGTCTATCTTTGGAAATACGGCGAAAATTTCGCCCCAAAATACCATATGAAGGATGTTTAGTCGCTCATCTATTTTTTGTACATCTTTATCAAACGTGCCTCGTTCGCCCGGCATTTTACGATTTGCGGCTTCGGCGAATTTGGAGAGTTTGTAGGCGATTTTACCGTCTTTGTCGCTTTCAAAAAAGTCGTTGTAGCTTGCAAATTTGTCCTTTTCGTCTATGCCGATTAGCTTTTTTATCTCTTTATTATTTACGTAGATTATAGGTTTGTCGCGCCAGTAAAAACCGTTCGTCATCATCGAAAGCACGGCTTGGTCGGCGTTTAGCCCCTCAAGCGTATCGCTACGATGGATTTTGTTTAAGATATCCCTTGCGACCGTATCAAAAGGCTTCATCCTGCCGTCGCCGCTTTGAACTATTAGCGTAGAAAGCTCTTTGGCGTGACTTGCGTCGATATTTAAAGCCTCGTCCATAGCGTAAATTTTAGTCGGCGAAAACGCTGTCGCACTCGTTACCAAAAGGATTGCGGCGAGCTTTTTGACGGCGTCTTCGTTTATCATTTTGGCTAGTTTTCTAAAGCGCGAGCGAGGATTTATTACGTTTAAAAATAGCCCGAGTCCCAGTAAAAAATAGCCGACGTAGGTCGGGATTTTGCCCGGGTCGCGGTTTACCGATAATACTGTGCCAAGCTCGTCCATATCGTAGCTGCTTTGGAAAAATCTATATCCGTCGTGGTCTAGTACGTGGTTCATGTAAATTTTATAAGGAAAATCGCCGGTGCGCGAATCCTCGACGATAACGTCGCTAGAGTAGCTCATCGGCGAATTTGAGCCCGGATAGCGCTTAAGCTCAAAGTCGTTTAACTTTATAGAAAAAGGAAGTTCGATCATTTTAGCGCCCCAGTATACATTAAAAAGCACGCCGTCTATTTTCGCTTTTGCCGGCGCGTAGCTGTTTTCGTATAGGGTTAGTTGCTCGGTTTGCCCGTCGTAGGTTAAATTTGCCACGAGCGCGTCGAATTCTCCGTTTTTGCTAACGATACGCTGTGCGGCCTTAGTTAGCAGGGACTTTGGGACGAAATTTACCTCAGCAACCGTATAAAGCCTCATCGGCAAAAACTCAGTCTCTTTATCCTTGGCATACTGCCCTTTTTCATTCGTCACCATCGTAAAGTAGTCGATATTTTGGTTCGAAGTTAGATAAAATTTACCTTCTTTTAGCTCGATTTTGACGAAATTTTCAAGTAGCGGCTGCGCGTCGAATGCAAAACTAACGCCGCCCACCTCGCGAGTTTGGCCTGCTTGTAGGCTTATTTCTTCTTTTGAGTCTGGGCTTGAGACCGCAAGCCTAACGAGCGGCTCGCCCTTGTCTGCTTCGTAGTACTCGGTCTCGGCATTTTTGTAGTAGCCTTCAAAGCTTAAATTTGCCTTCTTATCCTCGATTTTAAGCGGTAAATTAAAACCGTTTAAGCCAAAAGAAGTGATGTACTTTTGGATAGAATCCGAGTAAATTTTACCGTCTTTTTCGGCTACGATTTCTATTCTCGAAGCCGACCCGGAAACGGCGTTTGAAGCTTCGTTTTCTCTTATGCGCATCGTGCCTTCAAAGCCCATATATCGCGTCATAGCAGCGCCTAAAAGCATAAATAAAAAGCTAACGTGAAATATCAAAACGGGTAGTTTTTCATTTCTAAAAAGGTCGTATCTAAAAAGATTGTAAGCTAAATTTATACCCAAAAGCACCTGCACTAGAGCAAACCAGCTCGCGCCGTAAACCGCAGCCCACGCGCTTTTGGTATCGTAGTAGCTTTCTATTATCGTCGCTGCGCCGCTAGCAACCGCAAATATTATCAGTAAAACAATCGCCGAGGTCATACTAAAAAATATGGACTTTAATTCTCTCAAAATTTATCCTTAAAAATGCAAAATCGAAAACAAAGTGTGCATTATAGTAACATTTTTTAAATAATTTTACTTTTGATCGCCCGTTTTCGGTAAAGCCGCATCCCTAAATAAATTTAGCATAAACTCAAATTCGCTAAAGCCGTCCGCGCCCAAAAAGTGCCCGCCTTTTTCAAAGATATCGGGCGTTACGCCTAAATTTCTCGCTACCTTTAGGCTAAGCTCGCAAGGCACGATATAATCGTCTTTTGCGGCTATTACTTTTATAAAATTCGCCGCCGATTTTATCTTTTCATACTCGATTTTGGGCTCGCAAAATTCATTTAATATAGCAAATTCCTTAATCGGCTCGTCAAACGGCGAGATGAGAACCAGACCGCCCAATTTGGGCAAATTTGCAAAACCGCTAAGAAAATTTAGGCTAGTTATCGTACCCAGGCTGTGCGCGATGATGAATGAATTTTCGCCTAAATTTACGTTTTGCTTCATCGTTTCTAGCCACTGGTTTAGCTTTGGCGTTTGCGGGGTTGGCATCTTTAAAATTTCCACCTCGGCAAGGCCGCGCATCTTTTCTTTAAACCAAGAAAACCAGTGGCTTTGCGGCGAGGCGTCGTAGCCGTGAATTATATAAATTTGCTTTTTCATTAATTTTGCCTTTTTAAAAAAATACGCGAATTATATACAAATAAAATTAAAATAATTTTTGGCAAAAATCGCAAGAGTTATTTTTAAATTATAAATTTAAGCAAATGGCAGCTAAAATATCATCATCTGTTAAAATTTGATATTTATAAATTCGGCAAATTTGAAGTTAATTTTAAATTATTTCCCTGAAAAACGGATACTGGTTATCAATTAAAATTTATATTGATATAAAGATTTTACATATAATTTACATTGATTATTTAAGATTTCATCAAATTTATTTCAAAAAGGGAGAAAAATATGGATACTTCGAGGCGAAATTTCTTAAAAGCGTCCACCGCCACGGGCTTGCTTGCGATGACGTATGCGCCGGGTACCCTGGGCGCGGTCGGCGCTAAAGCGCTAGAAGGCGGTGACAGAAGCGTATTTAGCTTTTGCGAGATGTGCTCTTCTCGCTGTCCTATCGAGGCCAAGGTCGTAGACGGCAAAACCGTCTTCATCCAAGGCAACGGCAAGGTAAGCGGCACGGCGACTTCCGTGTGCGCAAGGGGCGGCAGCGGGCATAACCAGCTCTACGATCCGCAGCGCATCGTAAAACCCCTCATCAGAGTAGGCGAGCGCGGCGAAAACAAATGGCGCGAGGCAAGCTGGGACTAGGCGCTTGATCTAGTCGCTAAAAAAATGCTAGAAATCAAGGAAAAATATGGTCCCGAGAGCTTCGTATTTACGGCAAAATCGAGCCAAACGCACAAGCTAATGACGACCTTTGCCAGCGCATATGGCTCGCCTAATTGTTTCTCGCACCTATCCTGTTGTCCCGTGACGTATCAGATGGTTTGTACGCAT from uncultured Campylobacter sp. encodes the following:
- a CDS encoding fatty-acid--CoA ligase, whose amino-acid sequence is MNQTAVVIILATVILILVASLIFLAAKLGGDKIAASAAAKEAAERGVTLNDLFTVASDPSTSKNKLFSILRMFSTNFRLPPKKDGVAPDEAKEYLNFITALASHKNADAKLIAFMSNELKKKNPEYVREIEAYEQKGTLKSRS
- a CDS encoding alpha/beta hydrolase, with translation MKKQIYIIHGYDASPQSHWFSWFKEKMRGLAEVEILKMPTPQTPKLNQWLETMKQNVNLGENSFIIAHSLGTITSLNFLSGFANLPKLGGLVLISPFDEPIKEFAILNEFCEPKIEYEKIKSAANFIKVIAAKDDYIVPCELSLKVARNLGVTPDIFEKGGHFLGADGFSEFEFMLNLFRDAALPKTGDQK
- the ccsA gene encoding cytochrome c biogenesis protein CcsA, which codes for MRELKSIFFSMTSAIVLLIIFAVASGAATIIESYYDTKSAWAAVYGASWFALVQVLLGINLAYNLFRYDLFRNEKLPVLIFHVSFLFMLLGAAMTRYMGFEGTMRIRENEASNAVSGSASRIEIVAEKDGKIYSDSIQKYITSFGLNGFNLPLKIEDKKANLSFEGYYKNAETEYYEADKGEPLVRLAVSSPDSKEEISLQAGQTREVGGVSFAFDAQPLLENFVKIELKEGKFYLTSNQNIDYFTMVTNEKGQYAKDKETEFLPMRLYTVAEVNFVPKSLLTKAAQRIVSKNGEFDALVANLTYDGQTEQLTLYENSYAPAKAKIDGVLFNVYWGAKMIELPFSIKLNDFELKRYPGSNSPMSYSSDVIVEDSRTGDFPYKIYMNHVLDHDGYRFFQSSYDMDELGTVLSVNRDPGKIPTYVGYFLLGLGLFLNVINPRSRFRKLAKMINEDAVKKLAAILLVTSATAFSPTKIYAMDEALNIDASHAKELSTLIVQSGDGRMKPFDTVARDILNKIHRSDTLEGLNADQAVLSMMTNGFYWRDKPIIYVNNKEIKKLIGIDEKDKFASYNDFFESDKDGKIAYKLSKFAEAANRKMPGERGTFDKDVQKIDERLNILHMVFWGEIFAVFPKIDDPNNTWYGIASAMMYLPKNESEQIVRMLKDYFTGVADATENNNWRKANQALAEIKTYQQEYGKSVIPSQKRIGMELFFNEYKIFESLTLVYLLAGFGLLCFIFVKMARPKLNIKGLFKIVYGINILAFLLHTFGIGVRWYVAEHAPWSNSYESMIYIAWALSLSGIVFSRQSPVAMALTSILSGVTLFVAHLSWMDPQITTLAPVLQSYWLTIHVSVITASYGFLGLCSLLGMFTLVLFTLQGDKENKEISRNILEATRINEMAMILGLSLLTMGNFLGGVWANESWGRYWGWDSKETWALVSILIYAAVLHVRFIPKLNSQYVFAVASMFAYWSIIMTYFGVNFYLSGMHSYAAGEPVPVPPFVWIGALLMVLIAVLAYFRKPIKGVKL